The Candidatus Binatia bacterium genomic interval TGCAGCAACGCCACCGCCAGAGCATCCCCGAGTGCGAGCGCCGCGGTCGTACTCGCCGTGGGCGCCAGACCCAGTGGGCACGCCTCCTCTTCAACCGCCACGTCCAGCACCACATCGGCGGCCTTGGCCAGCGTCGAGTTGAGGTCACCGGTCAGTGCAATCAGCGGCAGCTCCATGCGCTTGATCAACGGCAGAAGGCGGACGACCTCGTCCGACTCCCCGCTGCTCGACAGCGCCAGCACCGCGTCTCCCTTCATGAAGACGCCCGCATCGCCGTGAGAGGCCTCGGCGGCGTGCAGGAAAAGCGCCGGGGTGCCTGTACTGGTGAGCGTTGCCGCGATCTTCCGGCAGATGATGCCCGATTTTCCCATGCCCGTGACCACGACCTTGCCGGCGCACTCGGCGAGCAACTCGAGGGCACGGTCGAAGCGCGCATCGAGGCGATCGGCCAATGCGGCGATGGCGGTGGCTTC includes:
- a CDS encoding SIS domain-containing protein codes for the protein MPLPRKARRPPAVRRGRESEGIRHARHVLSVEATAIAALADRLDARFDRALELLAECAGKVVVTGMGKSGIICRKIAATLTSTGTPALFLHAAEASHGDAGVFMKGDAVLALSSSGESDEVVRLLPLIKRMELPLIALTGDLNSTLAKAADVVLDVAVEEEACPLGLAPTASTTAALALGDALAVALL